One segment of Capnocytophaga sp. oral taxon 878 DNA contains the following:
- a CDS encoding type III pantothenate kinase, whose protein sequence is MNLIIDEGNSQIKVALYKGDKQYFFKSFGKDHFEGDFLEELSLKGIKKAIVSSVAKHSRERFAFLQEYTSLPVLHLRADTPVPFSNQYASPQTLGCDRIALVAGGMKRFPRRNVLVIDAGTCITFDFITKKKEYLGGAIAPGIAMRLKAMHHYTDKLPLIEEEDFDTENFVGNTTAKCMLSGVYNNVLREIEGVIAQYKKKYNSLTTVLTGGNHFYLAERIKSTIFAAPFVLLEGMNAILEYQKRI, encoded by the coding sequence ATGAACTTAATTATAGACGAAGGAAATAGCCAAATAAAAGTAGCACTGTATAAAGGAGATAAACAATACTTTTTTAAATCGTTCGGGAAGGATCATTTTGAGGGAGATTTCTTGGAAGAGCTTTCACTGAAAGGGATAAAGAAGGCGATTGTATCTTCGGTAGCGAAACATAGCAGGGAGCGTTTTGCTTTTCTGCAGGAATATACTTCTTTACCTGTATTGCACCTTAGGGCTGACACGCCTGTGCCGTTTAGTAACCAGTACGCGAGTCCGCAAACTTTAGGCTGTGACCGGATTGCGCTGGTGGCAGGGGGTATGAAGAGATTTCCGCGCAGGAATGTGCTTGTAATAGATGCTGGGACTTGTATCACTTTTGATTTTATCACCAAGAAGAAAGAGTACTTGGGAGGAGCTATAGCCCCAGGGATAGCTATGCGGCTGAAAGCAATGCACCACTATACTGATAAGCTGCCACTGATAGAAGAGGAAGACTTTGATACTGAGAATTTTGTAGGCAATACAACTGCTAAGTGTATGCTGAGTGGGGTGTATAACAATGTGTTACGCGAAATAGAAGGTGTAATAGCCCAATACAAGAAAAAATACAATAGCCTAACAACTGTTTTGACGGGGGGTAATCATTTTTATTTGGCAGAACGAATAAAAAGTACGATATTTGCCGCCCCATTCGTACTGCTTGAAGGGATGAATGCTATTTTGGAATATCAAAAGAGAATATGA
- a CDS encoding outer membrane protein transport protein, giving the protein MNRKLNTLIIALLTGTLAAVAQQTTESPYSFYGVGERNFGGIAEESAMGGIGTYADSTRVNMQNPAALSGLKYTAFSAGLTMQRKNVATSNMDFTTRTSALNYFTLGFPITEKLGVAFGLVPYSTVGYKMKSTVNRNVQQYEGKGNVNQFFASGGYKLYDGLRIGASFKYHFGSIEMTDILQLYNVEFFTQESSKQTLKGASVNFGLYYELPLRHRLRLYSSLVYTPESKLSSDNERSVQMLSYVNGGNSGTQLSVRSIQQIDLGAKGIKETKLTLPTQIEVGLGIGEHQKWFTGLEYTYANTKSFSNPFLSTTNVSYKDSYQIALGGFWVPNYNSFTSYWHRVTYRLGLRYENTGVVLNGQSLNDFGTSFGVSLPVRGFSNLTGVLEIGKRGTLNSGLVKENYINFKIGFTLNDKWFQKTKYQ; this is encoded by the coding sequence ATGAACAGGAAACTAAATACACTTATTATTGCCTTGCTGACAGGTACATTGGCTGCAGTAGCGCAACAGACTACTGAATCACCTTACTCATTTTATGGTGTGGGTGAACGCAATTTTGGCGGCATAGCTGAAGAGAGTGCTATGGGTGGTATAGGTACTTATGCTGATAGTACAAGGGTGAATATGCAAAACCCTGCTGCCTTATCGGGCTTGAAATACACTGCTTTTTCGGCAGGACTTACTATGCAGCGCAAGAATGTAGCAACCAGCAATATGGATTTCACAACTAGGACTTCGGCGCTGAATTACTTTACTTTGGGATTTCCAATAACAGAGAAATTGGGTGTTGCCTTTGGACTGGTACCTTACTCGACTGTAGGATATAAGATGAAAAGTACTGTGAATAGGAATGTACAGCAGTATGAGGGCAAGGGTAATGTGAATCAGTTTTTTGCTTCGGGAGGATACAAACTGTATGATGGACTACGTATAGGAGCTTCATTTAAGTACCACTTTGGGAGTATAGAGATGACTGATATTTTGCAACTGTACAATGTAGAGTTTTTCACGCAAGAGAGCAGTAAGCAGACTCTTAAAGGAGCTTCGGTAAACTTTGGGCTGTACTATGAACTGCCTCTACGCCACCGCTTGCGCCTTTACAGCTCACTAGTGTATACCCCAGAAAGCAAATTAAGTAGTGATAACGAACGCAGTGTGCAAATGCTTAGCTATGTGAATGGAGGGAACTCGGGCACGCAGCTATCGGTACGGAGCATTCAGCAAATAGACTTGGGAGCTAAGGGTATTAAAGAGACTAAACTGACCTTGCCTACACAAATAGAAGTAGGATTGGGTATAGGGGAGCATCAGAAATGGTTCACTGGATTGGAATACACTTACGCTAATACAAAATCATTTAGCAATCCGTTTTTGAGCACTACTAATGTGAGCTATAAAGATAGCTACCAGATAGCATTGGGAGGTTTTTGGGTACCTAACTACAATTCATTTACCAGCTACTGGCATAGGGTGACTTACCGCTTAGGATTGCGCTATGAAAACACAGGTGTGGTACTGAATGGACAGTCGCTAAATGATTTTGGCACGTCTTTTGGAGTTAGCTTACCAGTAAGAGGCTTTTCAAACCTTACGGGTGTGCTTGAGATAGGAAAGCGAGGCACATTAAACTCGGGACTTGTGAAAGAGAATTACATAAACTTTAAAATAGGGTTCACCCTTAATGACAAATGGTTCCAAAAAACAAAATATCAATAA
- the lptC gene encoding LPS export ABC transporter periplasmic protein LptC: MMIRNIILYCCIGLGMLLASCTNDMKNLQELSIRKKYPQGEAFDFKLVYTDSTKVVAVLSSVLNMDFTNQQMPYSEFPEGVKLEFYDANRHKNTVEAKYGIIYPTADMVELRDSVVLTTYDGKQLRSPQLFWDQKEDWIFTDREFTFTDHQKGTVTKGIGMDFDKQFSTVKAHKTTGVLAVEEK; this comes from the coding sequence ATGATGATCCGAAATATTATACTTTATTGCTGTATTGGGCTTGGGATGCTACTAGCTTCGTGTACTAATGATATGAAGAACTTGCAGGAGCTAAGCATACGGAAGAAATATCCGCAGGGGGAGGCTTTTGACTTTAAGTTGGTGTATACGGACTCGACAAAAGTAGTGGCGGTGCTGAGCAGTGTGCTGAACATGGATTTCACGAACCAACAGATGCCTTATTCGGAATTCCCAGAGGGGGTGAAATTGGAGTTTTACGATGCTAATAGGCATAAAAATACGGTGGAGGCTAAATATGGCATTATCTACCCTACTGCTGATATGGTGGAGCTGCGCGATAGTGTGGTGCTTACTACTTATGATGGGAAGCAACTGCGTAGCCCTCAGTTGTTTTGGGATCAGAAAGAGGATTGGATATTTACAGACCGTGAGTTTACTTTTACTGACCACCAGAAGGGTACTGTTACTAAGGGTATTGGGATGGATTTTGACAAGCAATTTTCGACCGTTAAAGCGCATAAAACTACGGGTGTTTTGGCTGTAGAAGAGAAATAG
- a CDS encoding uroporphyrinogen decarboxylase: MVDFVGYAASLFVVLSFIIKDNLVYIRLTNLVGCVLFVIFGYCINSIPVILPNAFLIIVQLVYLYKAHKGNG, encoded by the coding sequence ATGGTTGATTTTGTAGGATATGCGGCATCTTTATTTGTGGTGCTGAGTTTTATTATTAAAGATAACTTGGTGTATATACGGCTTACTAACTTGGTGGGCTGTGTGCTTTTTGTAATATTTGGTTATTGTATTAATAGCATTCCGGTAATTTTGCCTAATGCTTTTTTGATAATTGTGCAGCTGGTGTATCTTTATAAAGCGCACAAAGGGAATGGGTAA
- a CDS encoding cell division protein ZapA, giving the protein MRKDLLKIKLMVADRLYPLSTEPAQEESFRMAAKKINEMIQSFEQNYDLRDKQDALAMCAIVLARQAAQEKLDETNEDKAVKQKLENIYNLLNDAV; this is encoded by the coding sequence ATGAGAAAAGACCTCTTGAAAATAAAGCTAATGGTAGCGGATAGGCTTTATCCTCTATCGACAGAGCCTGCACAAGAGGAAAGTTTTAGAATGGCTGCAAAGAAAATAAATGAGATGATTCAGAGCTTTGAACAGAATTACGACCTGCGAGATAAACAAGATGCACTTGCTATGTGTGCTATTGTATTGGCAAGACAAGCTGCACAGGAGAAGCTGGACGAAACTAATGAGGATAAAGCTGTGAAACAAAAGTTAGAAAACATTTACAACCTTTTGAACGATGCTGTTTAA
- the rny gene encoding ribonuclease Y encodes MSSTSIIVIIAVFIIALVIGFAIAKVLEKKNASKIILNAQNEADLMLKNAKNEAENIKKEKIYQAKEKFLELKAEHEKTITAKDKKMAEAEKRIRDKESQVSNELAQNKRLKDELETKTQEAEYRLQTLDKKQEEIDKLHKSQVLQLEVISGLSAEEAKKQLTDSLRSEAQADAMAYIQTTIEEAKLTAHQEARKIIINTIQRIGTEEAVDNCVSVFNLESDEVKGRIIGREGRNIRALEAATGVEIIVDDTPEAIILSCFDSVRREIARLSLHKLVTDGRIHPARIEEVVEKTTKQIEEEIVEIGKRTVIDLGIHGLHPELVKCVGRMKYRSSYGQNLLQHSREVAKLCGIMAAELGLNPKLAKRAGLLHDIGKVPQVESETPHAILGMEWAEKYGEKPEVCNAIGAHHDEIEMTSLLSPIVQVCDAISGARPGARRQVLDSYIQRLKDLEDAAFTFQGVKKAYAIQAGRELRVIVESEKVTDDKAAELSFNLSQKIQTDMTYPGQVKVTVIRETRAVNIAK; translated from the coding sequence ATGAGTAGTACAAGTATTATAGTAATCATTGCCGTTTTTATCATTGCCCTTGTAATAGGGTTTGCCATCGCTAAAGTGCTGGAGAAAAAGAATGCTTCTAAAATTATTCTTAATGCACAAAACGAGGCTGATTTGATGCTTAAAAACGCTAAAAATGAAGCTGAAAACATCAAGAAAGAAAAAATCTACCAAGCTAAAGAGAAGTTTTTAGAACTAAAAGCTGAACACGAAAAGACTATTACAGCCAAAGATAAAAAAATGGCTGAAGCGGAAAAACGCATACGCGATAAAGAATCGCAAGTATCAAACGAGTTGGCTCAAAACAAGCGTTTGAAAGATGAATTAGAAACTAAGACTCAGGAGGCAGAATACCGCCTACAGACCCTTGATAAAAAACAAGAAGAAATAGATAAACTGCACAAAAGCCAAGTATTACAATTAGAGGTAATTTCGGGCTTATCGGCTGAGGAAGCTAAAAAACAACTTACTGACTCATTACGCAGTGAAGCCCAAGCTGATGCTATGGCTTATATACAAACTACTATTGAAGAGGCTAAACTAACTGCACACCAAGAAGCTCGGAAGATTATTATCAATACTATACAACGTATAGGAACTGAAGAGGCTGTAGATAACTGTGTATCGGTATTTAACTTAGAGTCTGACGAAGTAAAAGGACGTATTATTGGTAGAGAAGGGCGAAATATACGCGCTTTAGAAGCGGCTACTGGAGTAGAGATTATAGTGGATGATACTCCTGAGGCTATTATACTTTCATGCTTTGACTCGGTACGCCGTGAAATAGCACGCTTATCACTACATAAATTAGTTACTGATGGACGTATTCACCCGGCTCGTATTGAAGAGGTAGTAGAGAAAACCACTAAACAAATAGAAGAAGAAATAGTTGAAATAGGGAAACGTACTGTTATTGACCTTGGTATTCACGGATTGCACCCTGAATTGGTGAAATGTGTAGGGCGTATGAAGTATCGTTCATCATACGGACAGAACCTTTTGCAACACTCACGTGAGGTGGCTAAACTATGTGGTATAATGGCTGCTGAATTGGGCTTAAACCCTAAACTGGCAAAACGTGCTGGCTTATTACACGACATAGGTAAAGTGCCACAAGTAGAGAGTGAAACTCCTCACGCTATATTGGGTATGGAGTGGGCAGAGAAATACGGTGAAAAACCTGAGGTATGCAATGCTATTGGGGCTCACCATGATGAGATTGAGATGACCTCATTACTATCGCCGATTGTACAAGTATGTGATGCTATTAGTGGAGCACGCCCAGGAGCACGCCGCCAAGTATTAGACTCATACATACAACGACTTAAAGACCTTGAAGATGCTGCCTTTACCTTCCAAGGAGTGAAGAAGGCTTACGCTATACAAGCAGGTAGAGAGTTACGCGTAATAGTAGAAAGCGAAAAAGTAACTGATGATAAAGCTGCTGAACTATCATTTAACCTATCACAGAAAATACAAACAGATATGACCTACCCAGGACAGGTGAAAGTAACTGTGATTAGGGAAACAAGAGCAGTGAATATTGCGAAGTAA
- a CDS encoding mechanosensitive ion channel family protein has protein sequence MELFKEYIYQIIATAIALVIFIVLRFLVNTIIEKFGRKADFGESRTKLVKKYIDYFIYALAVLTIISIWGIKTEQLFLFVTSVLTVIGVAFFAQWSILSNITAGIIVFFSSPFRIGNTIRIMDKECPIEAKIIDIKSFYTLLKTADGEDITLPNNLLLQKSITIVTNH, from the coding sequence ATGGAGCTTTTTAAAGAATATATATACCAAATTATTGCTACTGCCATTGCTCTGGTAATATTTATAGTGTTGCGCTTTTTGGTAAATACAATTATTGAGAAATTTGGGCGTAAGGCTGACTTTGGAGAAAGCCGTACTAAGCTAGTAAAAAAGTATATAGATTATTTTATTTATGCTTTGGCGGTGCTTACCATTATCTCGATATGGGGTATTAAAACTGAACAGCTATTTCTTTTTGTGACCTCGGTACTTACGGTAATAGGAGTAGCCTTTTTTGCGCAATGGTCTATTTTAAGCAATATAACAGCTGGTATTATAGTATTCTTTTCATCGCCGTTTAGGATAGGAAATACGATAAGGATAATGGATAAGGAGTGTCCTATTGAAGCAAAAATTATTGATATTAAGTCGTTTTATACATTACTTAAAACAGCTGATGGTGAGGATATAACCCTGCCCAATAACTTATTGCTACAAAAAAGCATTACTATTGTTACTAACCACTAA
- a CDS encoding DASS family sodium-coupled anion symporter, with protein sequence MLTKFIRKPAIIGAALVIAVLLFLFLPYKVETNKGLALLAFVAILWLTEAIHITITALCVPVLAILLGLESTKSALQAFANPTIFLFFGGFAIATALSVQKLDKYIAHKVIALARGNFLLAVFFLFLVTALLSMGISNTATAAMIIPLAIGLLKNIDYENNKGTYAFVILGIAYSASIGGMGTLVGSPPNAIVASQLDITFSEWLRYGMPTVLGLMPLMIGTMYVVFRPKLNIKITTETVTEKLNGKQYLTILIFLITALCWIFGDTLNETISSVLQINKIGDFDAVVAMIAAILVSVFGVAEWKQIQENTDWGVLMLFGGGLSLSVILTQSGASKALVDSVQFLLVGQHYFLIGLLVATFIIFLTEFTSNTASAALMVPIFISVAKNIDMNPLGLSLIIGLGASCAFMLPVATPPNAIAYGTGKVTQRDMIKVGFVLNILSIIFISIMAFTFWFD encoded by the coding sequence ATGCTGACCAAATTTATCCGAAAGCCTGCTATTATTGGAGCAGCTTTAGTGATTGCTGTTTTACTTTTTTTGTTCCTACCCTATAAAGTAGAAACTAATAAAGGGCTTGCTTTGCTTGCCTTTGTAGCTATCTTGTGGCTTACTGAAGCTATTCATATTACAATAACAGCGCTATGTGTGCCTGTGCTTGCTATCCTATTAGGCTTAGAAAGCACTAAAAGTGCCCTGCAAGCCTTTGCGAATCCTACTATTTTCCTCTTCTTTGGAGGTTTTGCTATTGCAACGGCACTGAGCGTTCAGAAGTTGGATAAGTATATTGCGCATAAGGTAATTGCCTTGGCGCGTGGTAACTTTTTGCTGGCTGTTTTCTTTCTCTTCTTAGTAACAGCACTGCTATCAATGGGGATTAGTAATACTGCTACTGCTGCAATGATTATCCCATTGGCTATAGGCTTACTTAAAAATATTGATTACGAAAATAACAAAGGTACTTATGCCTTTGTAATACTGGGTATTGCTTATAGTGCGAGTATTGGTGGTATGGGTACCTTGGTAGGTAGCCCCCCTAATGCGATTGTAGCTTCACAACTAGATATTACCTTCTCGGAATGGCTTAGGTATGGTATGCCTACTGTATTGGGCTTAATGCCTCTTATGATAGGAACTATGTATGTGGTTTTTAGGCCTAAGCTAAATATTAAAATTACTACTGAAACTGTAACTGAAAAACTAAACGGGAAACAGTATCTTACAATCCTTATTTTTCTTATTACAGCCCTTTGCTGGATATTTGGTGACACCTTAAATGAAACTATCTCTTCTGTTTTGCAGATTAATAAGATAGGTGATTTTGATGCTGTAGTAGCTATGATAGCTGCGATATTGGTATCGGTGTTTGGAGTTGCTGAATGGAAACAAATACAAGAAAATACAGACTGGGGTGTGCTTATGCTTTTTGGTGGGGGACTCTCATTGAGCGTTATTCTTACCCAATCGGGGGCGAGTAAGGCACTGGTGGACTCTGTTCAGTTTTTGTTAGTAGGGCAACATTACTTCTTAATAGGGCTTTTGGTAGCCACTTTTATCATTTTTCTTACAGAATTTACCTCTAACACTGCAAGCGCTGCCTTGATGGTGCCTATTTTCATTTCAGTAGCTAAAAATATAGATATGAACCCCTTGGGGCTATCATTGATTATAGGGTTGGGGGCATCGTGTGCATTTATGCTACCTGTGGCTACCCCTCCTAATGCTATTGCTTATGGTACAGGAAAGGTGACACAGCGGGATATGATAAAGGTAGGGTTTGTACTAAATATCCTTTCTATCATTTTTATTAGTATTATGGCATTTACCTTTTGGTTTGATTAA
- a CDS encoding alginate export family protein, which yields MKEKFFKLGALLALTAIAPCSLQAQEEGNNTFDLSAQIRPRFEYRNGAYTPQLVGDSPAILVNNRTRLNFEYKNSDMLKVYLSVQNVNVWGQAKQIQAIDPTGGMSVFEAYASFPLSSEFTAKIGRQVISLDDERIFGALDWHPAGRAHDAVNIDWKPSDEWTIRSFFAYNQANASGNLNVNVPKGQNFITTITSGGQDYQHLEAFHAHYYINADHGLSFLLANLGFKENSAKANNMQTFGAHYAGKAEDLSFGGTAYLQTGKNAAGVSKSAFMLAANVGYKFSPSFSLKGGIDYLSGKGSNDTSASDKVFNPFSGTNHKFYGFMDYYYVGAPGSNYIPEAGLFNPYINATVRTGEKSNLGATLHYFAPAAKFQNYSSFGGELDLVYSLNVQKFVGLQVGYSTYFLSDGIKAVKAVSPATPATPARGYQDWLWCSLNINPRIFSAIF from the coding sequence ATGAAAGAAAAATTTTTCAAATTAGGAGCTTTATTAGCTTTGACAGCTATTGCTCCGTGCAGCTTACAAGCTCAGGAGGAAGGTAATAATACCTTTGATCTTTCGGCGCAAATACGCCCACGCTTTGAGTACCGCAATGGGGCTTACACCCCTCAGTTGGTAGGAGACTCACCAGCTATTTTGGTGAATAACCGTACACGTTTGAACTTTGAGTACAAGAATAGTGATATGCTAAAGGTGTACCTTTCAGTTCAGAATGTGAATGTATGGGGACAAGCAAAACAAATACAAGCAATTGACCCAACAGGAGGTATGTCGGTATTTGAAGCATACGCTTCTTTCCCTTTATCATCAGAGTTTACTGCTAAGATAGGGCGCCAAGTAATATCACTTGATGATGAGCGTATTTTTGGTGCATTGGATTGGCATCCTGCAGGTCGTGCTCACGATGCTGTGAATATTGATTGGAAACCATCGGATGAATGGACTATTCGCAGTTTCTTTGCTTACAACCAAGCAAATGCTAGTGGAAACCTTAACGTAAACGTACCTAAAGGACAAAACTTTATTACCACTATTACTTCTGGTGGACAAGATTACCAACATTTGGAAGCGTTTCACGCTCATTACTACATTAATGCTGATCACGGATTATCATTCTTGCTTGCTAACTTAGGCTTTAAAGAAAATTCGGCTAAGGCTAACAATATGCAAACTTTTGGAGCGCACTATGCTGGTAAAGCTGAAGATCTTAGCTTTGGTGGTACTGCTTATTTGCAAACTGGTAAAAACGCTGCTGGAGTGAGCAAGAGTGCTTTTATGCTTGCTGCTAATGTAGGTTACAAATTCTCACCTTCTTTCAGCTTAAAAGGAGGTATTGATTACTTAAGCGGTAAGGGTTCTAACGACACTTCGGCGAGTGATAAGGTATTTAATCCTTTTAGCGGTACTAACCACAAGTTCTACGGCTTTATGGATTATTACTATGTAGGAGCTCCAGGCTCTAATTATATTCCTGAAGCTGGCTTATTTAATCCGTATATTAATGCGACTGTACGCACTGGTGAGAAGAGTAACTTAGGGGCTACCTTACACTACTTTGCTCCTGCTGCTAAATTCCAAAATTACAGTAGCTTTGGCGGTGAGCTTGACTTGGTGTACAGCCTTAATGTACAGAAGTTTGTTGGCCTACAAGTGGGTTATTCTACTTACTTCTTAAGTGATGGTATTAAAGCTGTTAAAGCTGTTAGTCCTGCTACTCCTGCTACTCCTGCACGTGGTTACCAAGACTGGTTATGGTGCAGCTTGAATATCAATCCTCGTATATTCTCGGCTATTTTCTAA
- a CDS encoding serine hydrolase produces MKRFLLFLALFFVLLIGGLYISGYGYLLKAVWVVYGTGHKTTFLSDYSYFDNRVIGKSREAQPWPLHKDYNKVAMPAALDSVQKQYGTVAFLVIKNDSIWYERYFDNYTAESKSNSFSMAKSYVSALLGKAIADGYIKGLEQKVSDFFPQYKEGLGAELTVGDLSSMASGLDWQEEYYNPFSVTTRAYFDTNFRERILDLKITSEPGKAFKYLSGNTFLLGMVLEKATGKTLSAYLGEALWEPMGCEGDALWQLDSEESGLEKAYCCIASNARDFARLGKLYLHKGNWEGKQLLDSAFVEQSVKARFEQSPEYGYGWWLLDYKGTHYFMMRGHLGQYVIVNPTTGVIIVRLGHHTADTAPAGSVYPQDIYDYIDLVK; encoded by the coding sequence ATGAAGAGATTTTTATTATTTTTGGCGTTATTTTTCGTTCTCTTGATTGGGGGACTTTACATCAGTGGTTATGGGTACTTGCTGAAGGCTGTGTGGGTGGTGTACGGCACGGGACATAAGACTACTTTCCTGTCGGATTACAGCTATTTTGACAATAGAGTGATAGGTAAAAGTAGGGAGGCACAGCCTTGGCCTTTGCACAAAGATTACAATAAAGTGGCTATGCCTGCGGCGTTGGATTCGGTGCAAAAACAATATGGTACGGTGGCTTTTTTGGTTATTAAAAACGATAGTATTTGGTATGAGCGGTATTTTGACAACTATACGGCTGAGAGCAAGAGCAATTCGTTTTCGATGGCAAAATCGTACGTATCGGCATTGCTTGGCAAGGCTATAGCGGACGGGTATATAAAGGGGCTTGAGCAGAAGGTAAGTGACTTTTTCCCGCAATACAAGGAAGGCTTGGGGGCGGAGCTTACGGTGGGAGATCTGTCATCGATGGCTTCGGGGTTGGACTGGCAGGAGGAGTATTACAATCCTTTTTCGGTTACTACGAGGGCGTATTTTGACACGAATTTCAGGGAACGTATTTTGGACTTGAAGATTACTTCGGAGCCAGGAAAGGCGTTTAAATACCTTAGTGGCAATACTTTTTTGCTGGGTATGGTTTTGGAGAAGGCTACGGGTAAAACCCTTAGTGCTTACCTTGGTGAGGCGCTATGGGAGCCGATGGGCTGTGAGGGTGATGCTTTGTGGCAGCTGGATAGTGAGGAGAGTGGCTTGGAGAAGGCTTATTGCTGTATAGCCTCGAATGCTCGTGATTTTGCGAGGCTGGGCAAGTTATATCTGCACAAGGGTAATTGGGAAGGGAAACAGCTGCTGGATAGTGCTTTTGTAGAGCAATCGGTAAAGGCGCGTTTTGAGCAGAGCCCTGAGTATGGTTATGGGTGGTGGCTGCTGGACTACAAGGGTACCCACTATTTTATGATGCGGGGGCATTTGGGGCAGTATGTGATTGTGAACCCTACTACGGGTGTGATTATAGTGCGCTTGGGGCATCATACGGCTGATACGGCGCCTGCTGGGAGTGTGTATCCGCAGGATATTTATGACTATATAGACTTGGTGAAGTAG
- a CDS encoding FeoA family protein: MEENFKINSIAQLKKGEKGIIQSVDIQKIPMKLIELGCAVGNEVEVLQKASFGDPIYIRMNDVYLSIRKEMARHILLAN, translated from the coding sequence ATGGAAGAGAACTTTAAAATAAATAGCATTGCCCAACTGAAGAAAGGCGAGAAGGGTATTATACAATCGGTTGATATACAGAAAATACCGATGAAACTTATAGAATTGGGATGTGCTGTGGGCAATGAGGTAGAGGTGCTGCAAAAGGCTTCTTTTGGGGATCCTATTTATATCAGAATGAATGATGTGTACTTATCTATCAGGAAGGAAATGGCAAGACATATCCTGTTGGCTAATTAG